AATGCTTTACTATCGTTCCTTTTCAAGTGCTGAACGTATTCTCCTCGGTTTTTATCCTCTAATTTTGCAGGAGGAGCCCCATATCTAGTGCAGCAGCTATTATTTACATTATCACTCAGCTCTTTGATGAGAAGAAGTCTCCCCAAGGTTTTAGTTTCcccaattctattcaatttaaACAACTAAAGACATATTGGTGCATATGTAAATGGCATTTGAGATGGCACGTGCATATAAATAATCGAATGTTTGTGTAGATATATCACTTGCTACTGGAGTCACCGAGGGGATGATTGCGAACTCCTCCAAGGATCTGTATCCTCACATTTCAAAGATAAATACCAAGCTGGTATGCCAAGAAAGAGGATCTAAAGAATTTCTACAGCTTTTGAGTGTGTGTAGATATACAAACAGAATTGACATTAGTTTACTTTCAATTAGTTTTGGAAATCAgaacaatcttgaatttttaattattgttatAAAGAATATGGTGGTTCTTAATTCTCACTCTTTGTATTGTTGGAAGATATCTTgaaaagtttgttattcaaaCATCGTAATGCTGTGTTCAAGTTCTTTTTGGCCCTCGACTACAGAATACATGTGTCATATAAAATACACTACTTCGATTTCGCATGATAATGTGGGCGAGAAGACACAACATTGTTCAACTCTGACGAGATGTTGGTTTAATAAGTTATAAGTCCGTTCACTTTGGTCCTTTAAGCTCTCAATTCAGCTGGTTAAATCTCATTAGTAGTCTCCATACCTGTTCCTTCCTTTGATTGGTCATCATAGTAAAACTCAATTTTACCAGGTACGTTTCTGTGACTAAAGAGATAAAAGGCGGAAAGTATTAGCCAAAAGCATGGGAATGCCAAGGTCAAGTAGACCGAAAAACTACTTACAAAATTCAATGAGaatcatttctagaaaaaaatgacatttacGGACACTTTTAATTTGTATATCCAAAGCATGACCAAAGAGTCAACACCTGACAAGTCCTGCACTTCCTAATCTCATGGCAAGAAAATAACTTACAAATGAGATTAAAACCTAAATAAGCAAGTTAGATAAGTTCAACCATGCTTGTTTAAGAAATGTTCCTGATCGATGAATGTAATTGCATAGAAGGAATGACTTCTTGATAGCATTTTCTCAGTTGAATGATCGATTCCAAATATTCTTAGGAGTTGCAACTGTGATCCAGATATAAACCCATATAATGAAGATTCTGAGACAGAGATAGAAGAGCTGATCTTAACCTTCGATAATACATCTTTTATCATCAAATGGCTTGATTATTGACTTAAGGAGAAAAAATATGAGAAGGAGATCACATCATCACAGGTAGAGTAAATACTGACATTGTTATCACTAAATCCCTAGAGCAAGATCAGGTTTTAAAGATAAATATTTAATGCCTTCAGAAGGACCCAGCTGATCTAATGTTGTATATACCCCAGCCAAGAGAATgaccccacccaaaaaaaagaagtaaccgataaacagaagaagaagaatgcaTAAAGCCTACCACAAAAATCATCTACACCTATTGCGCAGAACTTGTAGCCATCTTACAAAATCGATAGCATAGTATATATAGTCCACTCTAAGGTCAAGATTCTGACATCACACCTTTGCTCATATCGAGACTGATTTCGGCCCCTTTTGACAGTCCACTTGGAAGGAACAAGAGTTTCGTTCTCCTACTAGCAGCTGCACGCCGGACGTTTTGGAGGGGAAACGGCAACTTAAAATAAGGATGTACACTTAGTCTAGTTCTTGTTCTGTGAGCTGCTTCAGTCACCCTCTTCACTTCCTCGAGCAAATTATAGTCTGTCCATCATGAATTTCAAAGAATTATGAGCATAAAAAACTCAAGAATAAATGAAAGATTCTTAAAAAGTAAATATGAAAACAGAAGTCTTGACCACCTACAGACACGTGTCGATATCTGAGTGGTAGATGCGCACCACGTCAGCAGATGACGTGGCGCGCTCATACTACTGAATAATTTCTCGATTTAAAATAGGATATTCAAATTCACATGAAGCTATAAAAGTGAACCTTCAAAGTCCAATTCATCGTCTGAGTCACTAACTGATCCATCTTTGTAATGAGAACTGAAATCATAATGATTGTTCACTGCAGAATCTTCATCAAACGCATCTTCCACGTTATCATACTCATTCTTTTCGTTGTCAGCAGTTTCTAACGCATATATATCATCAATACCATCACGCGTGTCTTTTGGGATCTCCCTACTTTGTTCCTCATTATTATTATCTCTTGCAAATTCTTCCCCGCTTTCCTTCTCTGTCTTCTCCCCTGTCCAATGAGAAGCAACAAGTTGACTCAACTCTTCCTTTGACAGTTCGTCAGCATTCTCAGATGCGTCATCTCCCTACAAGTAATAAAACAATCATTAAAAAGGGGCattgtagcaccccgaacccttcgaagGTCGCCACAAACACCGATGTTACATCTTATTACCCTTTTGTTCTAcccttagaagaagcgtcgttattcacaggcattttttttttaaaaacggtcccagcgcgactcactaGCGAAAGCTAAATaaagcatcaccatctctccccctaccaaccatgataccaatacacaccactaatcaccataatttttataGACGAGCCAcaacactttatttacatatatttccaagatgggacttcttttgggtcggtacatcaaaaaggaaaagctaggactcaacCATGTCCAGcttaaaacctcaaaaagaaccctcgaccctctacatcacatgtgcacaacccccatcataagtgtcggctaactatccaaaaagaaacagcccctactcgtcacgcacaggcctcacacccagtccggtgcgtcaggcggcggcggtggcagcatccttctcatcaccccatcgcggcgaacgTGGATGGAGACAAACTCCTGAAaaatcgggcccccagccaggcctatgtcgtacgagacAAAACAGCGCACACGTATGTATGTCAGTCCAAGCACAGAAGGATAGCTatactcctcacactctacctcgacgtcggatGGTAAACCGTAAAATGCACCCTACGCGACGActggaagcggcatactgctaatctgaaatgttggtccccaaaggggtgagtacaaccactcagcagataagaAATCCAAcaaccactcaatacatcatacaagtcatacatgcattgcaggcattacttacctcgaagccatgcgcatactatcatgcatcatcatcacaaattataacacatacatgtgtatcatcatcatgtcatacatgtcatcatcattatgacatCACCACaccacacatgtcatcatcatcatggcaccACCACaccacacatgtcatcatcatcatcgtcatgcatatcatcatgcatatcatcatgccatatcatatatcatcatcatcatcatcatcatcatcatcatcatcatcatcatcatcgtcatcatgcatatcatcatgcatatcatcatgccatatcttatatcatcatcatcatcgtcgtcatgcatatcatcatgcatatcatcatgctatatcttatatcatcatcatcatcatcattgtcatgcatatcatcatgcatatcatcatgccatagttTAATTTCCACTGTTAACCTCccatttgatcaccacatcacccatttctcaaatcatcaatttt
This genomic stretch from Eucalyptus grandis isolate ANBG69807.140 chromosome 3, ASM1654582v1, whole genome shotgun sequence harbors:
- the LOC108960738 gene encoding uncharacterized protein LOC108960738, which encodes MFFSGYSLIGWNFNGKTGGRVENCKTWLTTFYLSSIEVERRVLSRRSPISSAAAIIYIITQLFDEKKSPQDISLATGVTEGMIANSSKDLYPHISKINTKLVCQERGSKEFLQLLSVCRYTNRIDISLLSISFGNQNNLEFLIIVIKNMVVLNSHSLYCWKIS